A stretch of the Campylobacter sp. 19-13652 genome encodes the following:
- a CDS encoding DEAD/DEAH box helicase, giving the protein MSFTQARIYEYFLEKNDVEILLVENDKECERALSASEFAGLKSFILPDLRVSFGDDLRSFNAELLELCKSLNEYFKFNGKKLLISPYRTLLNPLPSKRNLKTITLSFAQKIGFGELKDELVRLGYEPVGMVESEGEFSIRGDIVDIFALNLQKPVRVLFFDDEIESIRHYDASTQLSLKEELESVEIVPFLANQSKSEFDLSSQKIASLKSDALISDMASLGFWAIDGFEDYLATYRCAFAYEIELDEESADKFNGVGTLPEAAKFRDFAGSITPEFFEFHQGKEIRVLSQNESQLLAFGVPKSPNITSIITPLCLNLTSSDEIIVSLNKPKKRKRPSRKATIVIDELNTGDYVVHESYGIGRFLGLESVSVLGARREFVALSYLGGDKLLLPVENLNLIDRYIASGGGVPSLDKLGKASFVKLKERVKEKLFIIASKIIAMAAKRELIQGELIALSEQERADFIARAGFIYTVDQEKATNDILSELGSGKAMDRLLSGDVGFGKTEVAMNAIFACLRSGFQALFFVPTTLLSAQHYASLKSRLGEYGLKIYRLDRFSSTKEKSAVKSALASKEPCVVVGTHSLLSLGASNLGLIVIDEEHKFGVKQKERLKELGARAHLLSMSATPIPRSLSMALSHLKTYSTLLTPPEDRLDVRTFVREYEGALIKEAINRELRRKGQVFYIHNHIASMPAAKSELTRLIPHLRILSLHSKIDAKTTEDEMMKFMAGEYDLLLCTSIVESGIHLPNANTIIVENANKFGIADLHQLRGRVGRSDKQAYCYFLVGDENISDEAKKRLVALESNSFLGAGSLLARHDLEIRGGGNLIGEAQSGHIEAIGYSLYLKMLEDEINKLLNQSKEQINDIDMRLAVSAFINPELVGDDRQRLELYRRLSKAKNTAEVYAISGEIEDRFGKLDRYTKQFIELMVIKILAIDAGVSSISSSEQNVFIKFISKEPARLKSRSRDDDDVLACVSEYLRGLSV; this is encoded by the coding sequence ATGAGTTTTACTCAAGCAAGGATTTATGAGTATTTTTTAGAAAAAAATGACGTTGAAATTTTATTAGTAGAAAATGATAAAGAGTGCGAGCGAGCCCTTAGTGCGAGCGAGTTTGCAGGGCTTAAAAGCTTTATTTTACCTGATTTAAGAGTAAGCTTTGGTGATGATTTGCGCTCTTTTAACGCAGAGCTTTTAGAGCTTTGTAAAAGCTTAAATGAGTATTTTAAATTTAACGGCAAAAAGCTTCTAATAAGCCCATACCGCACGCTTTTAAACCCTCTACCCAGCAAGCGCAATCTAAAAACCATCACGCTTTCATTTGCGCAAAAAATAGGCTTTGGCGAGCTAAAAGACGAGCTTGTGCGGTTGGGATATGAGCCTGTGGGTATGGTCGAAAGCGAGGGCGAGTTTAGCATTAGGGGCGATATAGTCGATATTTTTGCGTTAAATTTGCAAAAGCCAGTTAGGGTTTTATTTTTTGATGATGAAATAGAGAGTATTAGACATTATGACGCAAGCACGCAGCTTAGTTTAAAAGAGGAGCTTGAAAGCGTTGAAATCGTGCCATTTTTGGCAAATCAGAGCAAGAGTGAGTTTGACTTAAGTAGTCAAAAAATAGCCTCATTAAAAAGTGACGCTCTAATTAGCGACATGGCTAGTCTTGGATTTTGGGCGATCGATGGATTTGAGGATTATCTGGCTACTTATCGCTGTGCTTTTGCTTATGAAATAGAGCTTGATGAGGAGAGTGCGGATAAATTTAATGGCGTAGGTACTCTGCCAGAAGCAGCGAAGTTTAGGGACTTTGCTGGCAGTATCACGCCTGAGTTTTTTGAGTTTCATCAAGGTAAAGAGATAAGGGTGTTAAGCCAAAACGAAAGCCAGCTTTTAGCTTTTGGTGTGCCAAAGTCGCCAAATATCACAAGCATCATAACTCCGCTTTGTCTAAATTTAACAAGCTCTGATGAGATTATTGTATCATTAAATAAGCCAAAAAAGAGAAAAAGACCAAGCCGCAAAGCAACAATCGTAATTGATGAGCTAAACACTGGGGATTACGTGGTGCATGAAAGCTACGGAATAGGGCGCTTTCTCGGGCTAGAAAGCGTTAGCGTGCTGGGGGCTAGGCGGGAGTTTGTCGCGCTTTCATATCTAGGTGGCGATAAGCTCTTGTTGCCTGTAGAAAATTTAAACCTAATAGACCGCTATATCGCTAGTGGTGGGGGTGTGCCTAGCCTTGATAAACTGGGAAAAGCTAGCTTTGTCAAGCTTAAAGAGCGAGTGAAAGAGAAGCTTTTTATAATCGCTAGTAAAATAATCGCAATGGCTGCAAAGCGTGAACTAATACAGGGCGAGCTAATAGCCCTAAGCGAGCAAGAAAGGGCTGATTTTATCGCTAGGGCTGGCTTTATTTATACCGTAGATCAAGAAAAGGCGACTAATGATATTTTAAGTGAGCTAGGAAGCGGTAAAGCCATGGATAGGCTGCTTAGCGGAGATGTTGGCTTTGGCAAGACTGAAGTTGCGATGAATGCAATATTTGCCTGCTTGCGCTCAGGATTTCAGGCTCTGTTTTTTGTGCCTACGACCTTGCTTTCAGCTCAGCATTACGCTAGCTTAAAATCAAGGTTAGGCGAATATGGGCTAAAAATTTATAGGCTTGATAGATTTAGTAGCACAAAGGAAAAATCGGCTGTAAAATCCGCCCTAGCCAGCAAAGAACCCTGTGTCGTCGTCGGCACTCACTCACTTTTATCGTTAGGGGCTAGTAATTTAGGACTAATAGTCATAGACGAGGAGCATAAATTTGGCGTTAAGCAAAAAGAGAGGCTAAAAGAGCTGGGTGCTCGTGCGCATTTACTTAGCATGTCGGCCACGCCTATACCACGAAGCCTGAGTATGGCGCTTAGTCATCTAAAGACTTATAGCACTTTGCTAACCCCACCAGAGGATAGGCTTGATGTGCGTACCTTTGTAAGGGAGTACGAGGGCGCGCTTATTAAGGAAGCGATAAATAGGGAGCTTAGGCGAAAGGGACAGGTGTTTTATATCCATAATCACATAGCCTCCATGCCAGCGGCTAAAAGCGAGCTTACACGCCTTATTCCGCACCTTAGGATTTTAAGCTTGCACTCTAAAATCGACGCTAAAACCACCGAAGATGAGATGATGAAATTTATGGCTGGCGAGTATGATTTACTGCTTTGTACCAGCATCGTTGAAAGTGGCATACACCTGCCAAACGCAAATACCATAATAGTAGAAAATGCGAATAAATTTGGCATAGCCGACTTGCACCAGCTTCGTGGGCGTGTAGGCAGGAGCGATAAGCAGGCGTATTGCTATTTTTTAGTAGGAGATGAAAATATCAGCGATGAGGCGAAAAAGCGCCTTGTTGCGCTTGAGAGTAATTCGTTTTTAGGGGCTGGTAGTCTGCTTGCTCGCCATGATTTAGAGATTAGAGGTGGGGGTAATCTAATAGGCGAGGCTCAGAGCGGACATATCGAAGCCATAGGCTATAGCCTGTATCTAAAAATGTTAGAGGATGAGATAAATAAACTATTAAATCAAAGCAAAGAACAAATAAACGATATAGACATGCGCCTAGCTGTGAGTGCGTTTATAAACCCTGAGCTAGTCGGCGATGATAGGCAGCGACTCGAGCTTTATCGTAGGCTTAGCAAAGCTAAAAATACAGCGGAAGTGTATGCGATTTCTGGCGAAATTGAGGATAGGTTTGGCAAGCTTGACCGCTACACTAAGCAGTTTATTGAGCTTATGGTTATTAAAATTTTAGCTATTGACGCAGGTGTTAGCTCCATTAGCTCAAGCGAGCAAAATGTATTTATTAAATTTATATCCAAAGAACCAGCCAGGCTTAAATCAAGAAGCCGTGACGACGATGACGTACTTGCGTGTGTTAGCGAGTATTTGCGTGGGCTTAGCGTGTGA
- the msrP gene encoding protein-methionine-sulfoxide reductase catalytic subunit MsrP, protein MQITSEEFFKARREFIKLGAMASLAAINAKASELGLSGDDAFFTVLKSKAENETGRAITDFDDATSYVNFYEFSTNKAIAAKKANALDISGWSVEVGGLCERPMRLNYDDLLKFKLQKRIYRFRCVEAWSMVVPWVGFELARLLELVRPASEAKYVKFTTLYDPQKFPDQASSFGAIPYPYVEGLRLDEAMHPLTLLAVGMYDKPLLGANGAPVRLVVPWKYGFKSIKSISKIELIDKQPPTTWQTLAPDEYGFYANVNPDVAHPRWSQAKERMLGSFSRVNTLLFNGYDEVAPLYAGMDLRAFY, encoded by the coding sequence ATGCAAATAACGAGTGAGGAGTTTTTTAAAGCTCGCAGGGAGTTTATTAAGCTTGGTGCGATGGCGAGCCTAGCTGCGATAAACGCAAAAGCTAGCGAGCTTGGGCTAAGCGGAGATGACGCCTTTTTTACGGTACTTAAAAGCAAGGCAGAAAACGAGACTGGCAGGGCGATAACGGACTTTGATGATGCGACGAGTTACGTGAATTTTTACGAGTTTTCTACAAATAAAGCAATAGCCGCAAAGAAGGCAAACGCTCTTGACATAAGCGGCTGGAGCGTGGAAGTGGGCGGGCTTTGCGAACGTCCGATGAGACTTAACTATGATGATTTGCTTAAGTTTAAACTACAAAAACGCATCTATCGCTTCCGCTGCGTGGAGGCGTGGAGTATGGTCGTGCCATGGGTGGGATTTGAGCTGGCAAGATTGCTTGAGCTTGTCCGCCCTGCAAGCGAGGCAAAATATGTCAAATTTACTACTCTTTACGATCCGCAAAAATTTCCAGATCAAGCATCCAGCTTTGGTGCGATACCCTATCCTTACGTCGAGGGGCTTAGGCTTGATGAGGCAATGCACCCCCTTACGCTGCTAGCTGTGGGGATGTATGACAAGCCCCTACTTGGGGCAAACGGCGCTCCTGTGCGGCTTGTCGTACCGTGGAAATACGGCTTTAAAAGCATAAAATCAATCTCCAAAATCGAGCTAATAGACAAGCAGCCGCCAACGACTTGGCAGACTTTAGCCCCTGATGAATACGGCTTTTACGCGAATGTAAATCCAGACGTGGCTCATCCTAGATGGTCGCAGGCAAAGGAACGCATGCTAGGTAGCTTTTCGCGCGTAAATACGCTGCTTTTTAACGGCTACGATGAGGTCGCGCCGCTTTATGCTGGTATGGATTTAAGGGCTTTTTATTGA
- a CDS encoding LysE/ArgO family amino acid transporter produces MAFLNGLFLSLSLIVAISAQNAFILRQGVLKNHVFAICLLCFASDALLLFLGIYGVGEWLAASKTASLAIASLGIAFVLYYAFLSLKSALRGASGEILKAQKALSLKQALLFCLGVTYLNPQVYLDTIFVVGAAALPYAGGERAMFALGAVSASFGWFFTLGYCAKALSSRLNSPRAMMLLDIFIALVMCFIAYVLFKFILSNWS; encoded by the coding sequence ATGGCATTTTTAAACGGGCTTTTTCTCTCACTTTCGCTAATCGTCGCAATCAGCGCGCAAAACGCCTTTATCCTGCGTCAGGGCGTGCTTAAAAACCACGTCTTTGCCATCTGCTTGCTCTGCTTTGCCTCAGACGCACTGCTGCTATTTTTGGGCATTTACGGCGTGGGCGAGTGGCTGGCAGCTTCAAAAACTGCAAGCCTAGCCATCGCAAGCCTTGGCATAGCTTTTGTGCTTTATTATGCCTTTTTAAGCCTAAAATCAGCCCTGCGTGGGGCAAGCGGCGAGATTTTAAAAGCCCAAAAAGCCCTAAGCTTAAAGCAAGCTTTGCTCTTTTGCCTGGGCGTTACATACCTTAATCCGCAGGTCTATCTTGATACGATTTTTGTTGTGGGGGCTGCGGCACTGCCGTATGCTGGGGGCGAGAGAGCGATGTTCGCCCTGGGAGCGGTGAGCGCTAGCTTTGGGTGGTTTTTTACTCTTGGGTATTGTGCGAAGGCTCTTTCAAGCAGGCTTAATAGCCCTCGTGCGATGATGCTTCTTGATATTTTTATCGCGCTTGTGATGTGCTTTATCGCTTATGTTTTGTTTAAATTTATCCTTTCAAACTGGAGCTAG
- a CDS encoding NAD(P)H-dependent oxidoreductase — MKVFLINGGAKFGHSGGELNKSLHELAEKTLRGMGHETLSTTIEAGYELGEEVEKFMAMDAVIWQMPGWWMGEPWSVKKYIDEVFMAGHNKMWKDDGRSRAIDPSIGYGTGGLLGGKKRMLSLTWNAPLRAFDDPTQFFGGVGVDGVYLHFHKLNEFVGISEQLPTFILNDVIKAPDVPRYFSEYEAHLRRVFA, encoded by the coding sequence ATGAAAGTTTTTCTCATTAACGGCGGAGCGAAATTTGGCCACAGCGGCGGCGAACTAAATAAAAGTCTGCACGAGCTAGCGGAGAAAACCCTGCGTGGAATGGGGCATGAGACACTAAGTACCACGATAGAGGCGGGCTATGAGCTAGGCGAGGAAGTGGAGAAGTTTATGGCGATGGATGCGGTTATTTGGCAGATGCCAGGCTGGTGGATGGGTGAGCCGTGGAGCGTGAAAAAATACATCGATGAAGTCTTTATGGCTGGGCATAATAAAATGTGGAAAGATGACGGCAGGAGTAGAGCTATCGATCCGAGTATTGGATACGGTACTGGCGGGCTTTTGGGCGGTAAAAAACGAATGCTAAGCCTAACTTGGAATGCGCCACTTAGAGCATTTGATGATCCGACGCAGTTTTTTGGCGGAGTGGGTGTGGATGGCGTTTATCTGCATTTTCACAAGCTAAATGAATTTGTTGGCATTAGCGAGCAGTTGCCGACTTTTATCCTAAATGACGTGATAAAAGCACCAGATGTGCCTCGGTATTTTAGCGAATACGAAGCGCACCTAAGGCGAGTTTTTGCATAA
- a CDS encoding DUF815 domain-containing protein encodes MGLDDIYYEVQLSERLSLCERFDMSHGFYVLSVGEYLAIVRAWLSEPMAEMT; translated from the coding sequence GTGGGGCTTGATGATATTTACTACGAGGTGCAGCTTAGCGAGCGGCTGAGCCTTTGCGAGAGATTTGATATGTCGCATGGCTTTTACGTGCTAAGCGTGGGCGAGTATCTGGCTATCGTGCGAGCGTGGCTGAGCGAGCCTATGGCGGAGATGACTTAA
- the uvrB gene encoding excinuclease ABC subunit UvrB, which translates to MFDLESKFKPSGDQERVISGIVSSIKQGNRYNTLLGVTGSGKTFSMANIIARLNMPTLIMTHNKSLAAQLYSEFKGFFPHNHVEYFISYYDYYQPEAYIPRSDLYIEKDSSINDELERMRLSATASLLSFDDVIVIASVSANYGLGDPSEYQGMVQYLSVGDEISQKALLNRLVDMGYKRNDAYFDRGDFRVNGDVIDIYPAYWGDEALRVEFFGDEIERMYHFEVLDNKKLKDVSKFTLYATSQFIVREERLKQAIKGIEAELESRLAEFEAQGKLVEAQRLRQRVEFDLEMLGATGVCKGVENYARHLTGQKEGETPFSMFDYFKLMCGGDFLVIVDESHVSLPQFRGMFAGDRSRKQTLVDYGFRLPSALDNRPLKFDEFINKKANFVFVSATPNELELELSKGHIYEQILRPTGLLDPEIILKDSDNQIETLYDMARETIGRGERVLVTTLTKKMAVELSRYYTELGLNVRYMHSDIDAIERNELIRGLRSGEYDMLIGINLLREGLDLPEVSLVAILDADKEGFLRSRTSLIQTMGRAARHVNGRVVMFAKRITGSMREAIEITTARRAMQDEYNKAHGITPRSASRAIEASLHQDDDAPSLSKAKKLEKMPASERAKMVKELRAQMFEAASKLEFEKAAALRDEIAKLRKL; encoded by the coding sequence TTGTTTGATCTTGAGAGTAAATTTAAGCCAAGCGGCGATCAGGAGCGGGTGATTAGCGGGATTGTGAGCTCCATAAAGCAGGGTAATCGCTACAACACGCTCCTTGGCGTTACAGGCAGCGGAAAGACCTTTTCTATGGCAAATATCATCGCGCGGCTAAATATGCCAACTTTGATAATGACGCACAACAAATCCCTAGCCGCCCAGCTTTATAGCGAATTTAAGGGCTTTTTCCCGCACAATCACGTGGAGTATTTTATCAGCTACTATGACTATTATCAGCCTGAAGCCTACATCCCACGCAGCGACCTTTACATCGAAAAAGACAGCTCCATAAACGACGAGCTAGAGCGTATGCGACTTTCTGCTACGGCTAGTTTGCTTAGCTTTGATGACGTTATCGTGATAGCTAGCGTCTCGGCCAACTATGGCCTAGGCGACCCCAGCGAGTATCAGGGTATGGTGCAGTATCTAAGCGTGGGCGATGAGATAAGCCAAAAAGCACTGCTAAACCGCCTAGTCGATATGGGCTATAAGCGAAATGACGCCTATTTTGATCGTGGGGATTTTCGTGTAAATGGCGATGTCATTGACATTTACCCAGCCTACTGGGGCGATGAAGCACTGCGAGTTGAGTTTTTTGGAGATGAGATAGAGCGGATGTATCATTTTGAGGTGCTGGATAATAAAAAGCTAAAAGATGTGAGTAAATTTACCCTTTATGCAACAAGCCAGTTTATAGTGCGTGAGGAGCGGCTAAAGCAGGCGATAAAGGGCATTGAGGCTGAGCTTGAAAGTCGTCTGGCTGAATTTGAAGCACAGGGTAAGCTCGTCGAAGCCCAGCGGCTAAGGCAGAGAGTGGAGTTTGACCTTGAGATGCTTGGAGCAACTGGGGTGTGTAAGGGGGTGGAGAATTACGCACGCCACCTAACTGGGCAAAAAGAGGGCGAGACGCCTTTTTCTATGTTTGATTATTTTAAGCTTATGTGCGGTGGGGATTTTCTCGTTATCGTTGATGAGAGCCACGTGAGCCTGCCGCAGTTTCGTGGGATGTTTGCTGGTGATAGGAGCCGCAAGCAGACGCTAGTTGATTACGGCTTTCGCCTGCCCTCAGCGCTTGATAACAGGCCGCTTAAATTTGATGAGTTTATAAACAAAAAGGCAAACTTTGTCTTTGTCTCCGCTACGCCAAATGAGCTAGAGCTTGAGCTCTCAAAGGGGCATATTTACGAGCAGATACTGCGTCCGACTGGGCTACTTGACCCTGAGATAATCCTAAAAGATAGCGACAATCAGATAGAGACGCTTTATGATATGGCGCGCGAAACAATAGGGCGTGGCGAGCGAGTGCTGGTAACGACGCTAACTAAAAAAATGGCAGTCGAGCTAAGCCGCTACTACACCGAACTAGGGCTAAACGTGCGATATATGCACTCAGACATCGACGCCATCGAGCGAAACGAGCTAATCCGTGGGCTAAGAAGCGGCGAGTATGATATGCTAATAGGCATAAATTTGCTCCGAGAGGGGCTTGACCTGCCTGAAGTGAGCCTTGTAGCGATACTCGATGCGGATAAGGAGGGCTTTTTACGCAGCCGCACGAGCCTTATTCAGACTATGGGGCGAGCGGCACGGCACGTAAATGGGCGGGTGGTGATGTTTGCTAAGCGCATAACTGGCTCAATGCGTGAAGCTATTGAGATTACGACTGCGCGCCGAGCTATGCAAGATGAGTATAACAAAGCCCACGGCATCACGCCACGCTCCGCAAGCCGCGCGATAGAAGCGAGCCTGCACCAAGACGACGACGCACCTAGCCTAAGCAAGGCAAAAAAGCTTGAGAAAATGCCAGCTAGCGAGCGAGCTAAAATGGTAAAAGAGCTAAGAGCGCAGATGTTTGAAGCGGCTAGCAAGCTTGAGTTTGAAAAAGCGGCTGCGCTAAGAGATGAGATAGCGAAATTAAGGAAGCTTTAG
- a CDS encoding RNA degradosome polyphosphate kinase: protein MANSIFINRELSWLRFNSRVLAQCEKEIPLLEKLKFIAIYSTNLDEFYMIRVAGLKQLFSAGIMASGDDGMSPLEQLKHIRKYLQNEQIYLERHYLNTVSELAKNGLFIKSYDELDEALKARCDEYFFSNIMPVIVPIAVDATHPFPHLNNLSFSLAVKLRDQDAPDVLKYGMVRISRVLPRFCQPSENVYVPIESVVKRHAAEIFPGYNLISSAAFRVTRNADIVIEEEEADDFMMMLEQGLKLRRKGAFVRMQIEKDADEDILNFLISQTKIFHKDIYHSNIPLTLNSLWQIVGNKEFSHLCLPPYVPKTLPPFSDEGSIFEAIEKEDVLIVHPFESFDPVVKLIKEASKDPKTISIRMTLYRVDKNSPIIQSLIEAASDGKQVTVMVELKARFDEENNLHWAKALENAGAHVIYGITGFKVHAKASQIIRQVDGKLKFYMHFGTGNYNGGSAKIYTDVSYFTSRTEFAADSTTFFHILTGYNKNRRLDVLSMSPMQIKERIIEKIRHEALQGSKGRIIAKMNALVDSDVIRELCAASRAGVQIDLIVRGICCLRPGIKGSENIRVRSIIGKYLEHARILYFKHASPQIYISSADWMPRNLERRLELMTPIYDERLSRKLYEILELQLSDNELAYELKPNAEYAKIVPKEGEKSINSHDVLEEYIAKIYRSVKKNIDDKALLVAKLLKES from the coding sequence GTGGCAAATTCGATATTTATAAACCGTGAATTAAGCTGGCTTCGCTTTAACTCAAGAGTCTTAGCGCAATGCGAAAAAGAGATACCGCTTTTAGAAAAGCTTAAATTTATCGCTATTTACTCCACGAACCTAGATGAGTTTTACATGATTAGGGTGGCTGGGCTTAAGCAGCTGTTTTCAGCTGGGATAATGGCAAGCGGCGATGACGGCATGAGTCCGTTAGAGCAGCTTAAGCACATTAGAAAATATTTGCAAAATGAGCAAATTTACCTCGAGCGCCACTACCTAAATACAGTCTCAGAGCTTGCTAAAAATGGGCTTTTTATCAAAAGCTATGATGAGCTAGATGAGGCGCTAAAGGCGCGCTGTGATGAGTATTTTTTCTCAAATATTATGCCAGTTATTGTGCCTATCGCAGTCGATGCGACGCACCCATTTCCACACCTAAATAACCTTAGTTTTAGCCTTGCGGTAAAGCTACGAGACCAAGACGCCCCAGACGTGCTAAAATATGGCATGGTACGCATAAGTCGCGTGTTGCCTAGATTCTGCCAGCCTTCAGAGAATGTCTACGTGCCTATTGAAAGCGTGGTAAAGCGCCACGCAGCCGAGATTTTCCCAGGATATAATCTAATAAGCTCAGCTGCATTTCGTGTAACGCGCAACGCAGACATCGTCATTGAAGAAGAGGAGGCAGATGATTTTATGATGATGTTAGAGCAGGGGCTAAAGCTACGCCGTAAGGGGGCTTTTGTACGCATGCAGATAGAAAAAGACGCGGACGAGGATATATTAAATTTCCTAATCAGCCAGACTAAAATTTTCCATAAAGACATCTATCACTCAAATATTCCCCTTACATTAAATTCACTCTGGCAGATAGTGGGAAATAAAGAATTTAGTCATCTCTGTCTGCCACCGTATGTGCCAAAGACCCTACCGCCATTTAGCGACGAGGGTTCGATATTTGAAGCCATCGAGAAAGAGGACGTGCTAATCGTGCATCCATTTGAGAGTTTTGATCCAGTTGTAAAGCTCATAAAAGAAGCTAGCAAAGACCCAAAAACCATATCCATACGCATGACGCTTTATCGTGTAGATAAAAACTCACCCATCATTCAAAGCCTAATTGAAGCCGCAAGCGACGGCAAGCAAGTAACCGTGATGGTAGAGCTAAAGGCGCGATTTGACGAGGAGAATAACTTGCACTGGGCAAAGGCGTTAGAAAATGCTGGAGCGCACGTTATCTACGGTATCACGGGATTTAAGGTGCATGCAAAGGCAAGCCAGATAATTCGCCAAGTAGACGGTAAGCTTAAGTTTTACATGCACTTTGGCACTGGTAATTATAACGGCGGCTCGGCAAAAATTTATACCGATGTGAGCTATTTTACAAGCCGTACGGAATTTGCTGCTGATAGTACGACATTTTTCCATATTCTAACAGGCTATAATAAAAACCGCCGCCTAGACGTGCTTTCGATGTCGCCTATGCAGATAAAAGAGCGCATAATAGAAAAAATTCGCCATGAAGCCTTGCAAGGAAGCAAGGGCAGAATAATCGCTAAAATGAACGCCCTAGTCGATAGCGACGTCATACGCGAGCTGTGCGCAGCTAGCAGGGCAGGGGTACAAATTGACCTTATAGTCCGTGGTATATGCTGTCTGCGCCCAGGTATAAAAGGTAGCGAAAATATAAGGGTGCGAAGCATTATCGGTAAGTACCTAGAGCATGCGCGTATTTTGTATTTTAAACATGCAAGTCCTCAAATTTATATCAGCAGTGCCGACTGGATGCCACGAAATCTCGAGCGTCGTTTAGAGCTTATGACGCCTATTTATGACGAACGGCTTTCAAGAAAACTCTATGAAATTTTGGAGCTACAACTAAGCGATAATGAACTAGCCTACGAGCTAAAGCCAAACGCAGAGTATGCTAAAATCGTGCCAAAAGAGGGCGAAAAGAGCATAAACAGCCATGATGTTTTAGAGGAGTATATCGCTAAAATTTATCGCTCTGTTAAGAAAAATATCGACGACAAGGCACTTTTAGTAGCAAAGCTGCTAAAAGAGAGCTAA